A single window of Periophthalmus magnuspinnatus isolate fPerMag1 chromosome 22, fPerMag1.2.pri, whole genome shotgun sequence DNA harbors:
- the LOC129457353 gene encoding lysM and putative peptidoglycan-binding domain-containing protein 4-like has product MYFSTKVADIKRLNNLIQKQDLIKIPVQKHSFLTEDLMPSHPHLMPSQPHLRRALPQHPHMSGELAHFLMELDNGMERLIQSTEQEDEELLEVWDRREHRGHRRQRSQGVKGQGADWGINCWNAVIAMLLVGIVLLLFYIIYFKTRPSEGGPAVHPLVTNSSGPAGGSQGPVQEPG; this is encoded by the exons ATGTACTTCAGCACCAAG GTGGCTGACATAAAGCGGCTGAATAACCTCATACAGAAACAAGACTTGATCAAGATCCCGGTGCAGAAACACAGCTTTCTCACTGAGG acctgatgccctcccaccctcacctgatgccctcccagccTCACCTGAGGAGGGCTCTCCCACAGCACCCACACATGTCGGGGGAGCTCGCACACTTCCTCATGGAGCTGGACAATGGCATGGAGAGACTGATCCAGAGCACTGAGCAGGAGGACGAGGAGCTGCTGGAGGTGTGGGACAGGCGGGAGCACAGGGGtcacaggagacagaggagtcagggggtcaaaggtcaaggcgCAGACTGGGGCATCAACTGTTGGAATGCCGTTATCGCCATGTTGCTCGTAGGCATCGTACTACTGCTCTTCTACATCATCTACTTTAAAACTAGGCCCTCGGAGGGTGGTCCTGCAGTGCACCCTCTGGTCACTAATAGCTCAGGGCCAGCAGGGGGCTCTCAGGGGCCAGTTCAGGAGCCAGGCTAA
- the LOC117390865 gene encoding serine/threonine-protein kinase pim-1-like has product MPQRAKKRRWTSEQEDSAKRSGTDTCVPVEGQTKVQRKRKAEFEPNVELKKAKLESLPESCSPPQTCSPPQTCSSPQTCSSPQTCSSPENCSPLESCSSPEDELYDVNYQISTSRADFESKYIELHNLGSGGFGSVFAGICLHDASIVAIKHIPRDKVFYKKVVQNGVEYNIIDEVALMAKVSQGNCPAVVSLLDCYELPEELILVMERPYPAVDLLDYKDAKGGVLEEEEAKVILKQMVEASIQMHNSDVFHRDLKLENILVETNHSYPKARVIDFGCGCLVKEGTYDYYAGTFSKAPPEWYSCKAYRAEPTTVFHLGTLLYDLLHLRAFNTHCYLRRKRRFGSGLSEECRHFLKSCLAKNPNDRPSFEELLRHPWLET; this is encoded by the exons ATGCCACAACGTGCTAAAAAGAGGCGTTGGACCTCTGAGCAGGAGGACAGTGCAAAACGTTCAG GCACTGACACCTGTGTCCCTGTGGAGGGACAGACCAAGGTACAAAGGAAACGGAAAGCCGAGTTTGAGCCCAACGTCGAACTCAAAAAGGCCAAACTTGAGAGTTTGCCCGAGAGCTGCAGTCCTCCTCAGACCTGCAGTCCTCCTCAGACCTGCAGTTCTCCTCAGACCTGCAGTTCTCCTCAGACCTGCAGTTCTCCTGAGAACTGCAGTCCTCTTGAGAGCTGCAGTTCTCCTGAGGATGAACTATACGATGTCAACTACCAGATCAGCACCAGCAGAGCTGACTTTGAGTCGAAGTACATTGAGCTGCACAATCTGGGCAGCGGAGGCTTCGGCTCTGTGTTTGCCGGCATATGTCTGCATGACGCCTCCATT GTGGCCATCAAGCACATTCCACGAGACAAAGTCTTCTATAAAAAAGTG GTGCAGAATGGCGTGGAATACAACATCATCGATGAGGTGGCTCTTATGGCTAAAGTGTCCCAGGGGAACTGCCCGGCCGTGGTCTCTTTACTGGACTGTTATGAGCTTCCAGAGGAGCTCATCCTCGTGATGGAACGGCCTTATCCCGCAGTGGACTTGCTAGATTATAAAGATGCCAAAGGAGGAGtgctggaggaagaggaggcaaaAGTAATTCTTAAGCAGATGGTGGAAGCCTCCATCCAAATGCATAACAGCGACGTGTTCCACCGCGACTTGAAACTAGAGAATATTCTAGTGGAGACGAACCACAGCTACCCCAAAGCACGGGTCATTGACTTTGGCTGTGGTTGTCTAGTCAAGGAAGGCACCTATGATTATTATGCAG GGACATTCAGTAAAGCGCCTCCTGAGTGGTATTCCTGTAAAGCGTACAGAGCTGAGCCCACCACAGTCTTTCATCTGGGCACGCTGCTCTACGACCTCCTCCATCTCAGGGCCTTTAATACACACTGCTacctgaggaggaagagacgCTTCGGCTCGGGCCTGTCAGAAG AATGTCGGCATTTCCTTAAATCTTGCCTGGCCAAAAACCCCAATGACAGGCCCTCGTTTGAGGAGCTTCTGCGTCACCCTTGGTTGGAGACATAA